The Deltaproteobacteria bacterium genomic sequence CGCCTCCGCTCATGCGGGGAGGAACTTTCTGCAGACCGCCCGCCAGACGGCGGAGGCGATGGCGTCCTTGGCGGCCATGGCCAGGTCGAGCGCGGTGCCGTCGGAGAAGTAGACGCGGACCTCGTTGCTGTCGGACGCGAATCCGATGTCCGGGCGGGAGACGTCGTTGGCGACGATCGCGTCCAGGTTCTTCCTCCGAAGCTTGCCGACGGCGTTGCCGGCGAGGTCGCTGGTCTCGGCGGCGAAGCCGACGAGGACGCGGCTCCGCTTCGAGCCGCCCAGCGTAGCCAGGATGTCCTCGGTCGGAACGAGGTCGACCTTCCGGCCGAACCGCTCCTTCCGGATCTTCTGCTCCGCCTGCGTTTCCGGGCGGAAGTCCGCGACCGCGGCCGCCATCACGACGACGTCGGCGTTCTCGGCGGCGGACACGACCGCCCCCATCATCTCCTTCGCGGATCGCACCCGGACCGTCGTCAGGAACGGCGGGTTCGGCAGGAGGACCGGCCCGGCCACGAGCGTCACGTCCGCCCCGAACCTCCGCGCCGACGTCGCCATCGCGAACCCCATCTTGCCCGTGGCCCGGTTCGTCAGGAACCGGACCGGGTCGATGTCCTCCGCCGTGGGGCCCGCGCTCACCACCACCTTCTTCCCCTCCAGGATCTTCTCGGCGAGGAGGATCCTCGCCATCTCCACGATCTTCCCCGTGTCGGCCAGCCGTCCGGGACCCACGGTCCCGCACGCCAGCTCCCCCTCGTCGGGATCGACGAAGGTCACGCCGCGGTCCCGGAGGGTCTCCACGTTCTCGCGCACCGCCGCGGAGGCGTACATCTGGCTGTTCATGGCGGGGGCGAGCAGGACCGGCGCCGCGGTGGCCATCGTGACCGTGGAGAGGAGGTCGTCCGCGATCCCGTTCCGGATCTTCCCGATGATGTTCGCGGTGGCCGGCGCGATCATCAGGAGGTTCGCCCGCTGCGCGAGGGAGATGTGCCCGATCTCGGACTCGCTGATGAGATCGAACATGTCGGTGTGGACCGGGTTCTTCGACAGCGTCTGCAGGGTGAGCGGCGTGATGAAGTGGCTCCCGGAGGCGGTCAGCACGACGTGGACGTTCGCGCCTTCCTTCCGCAGATCGCGGACGATCTCGCACGCCTTGTACGCCGCGATCCCCCCGGTCACCCCGAGGACGATCTCCCTGCCGGAGAGCGTGGTCATGGCCTCAAGATCCCCCCGTGAAGAATGGATTGCTCCGCTTCTCTTCGCCCACCGTGGTCGCGGGCCCGTGCCCCGGGAACAGGACCGTGTCGTCGGGCAGCGTGAAGATCTTCGCCCGCACCGCGCGGATCAGGTCGTCGTACGATCCCCCCGGGAGGTCGGTGCGGCCGATCGAACCGGCGAAGATCAGGTCGCCCACGAACGCCATCCCGGCGGCAAGGTACGTGACGTGCCCCGGGGTGTGCCCCGGGGTGTGGAGGACATCGAACTTCCCGTCCGCGAACGGCACCGTGTCGCCGTCCGCGAGAAGGACGTCCGGCGCCGGGGGGGGCCGTACGCCGATGCCGAACATGGCGCCCTGGCGGCTGGCCCCCCGCATCCGGTCCACCTCCTCCGGGTGGATGTGGATCGTCGCGCCGGTCTTTTCCTTCAGGTGACGGACGCCCCCCACGTGATCGAAATGGCCGTGCGTCAGCAGGATCTTCTCGAGGACCAGGCCGCGCTCCGAGAGGTGCCGGAGGATCTCCTCCCCCTCGTCCCCCGGATCCACCACCACGGCCTTTCCGGTCGCCGGGTGCTCCACGATGTACGCGTTCTCCGCGAGCGGCCCGACTTCCATCACGAGCACGCGAAGCGGGCGCTCCGGGGTCAAAGCCGCTTCCCCCACGCGACGAACAGGTCGGCGTATCGCGCCGAGAGCTGCTCCGCGACGCGGCGGTCGTCGGCTTCGACCACGAGGTGGAAGTACGCCTCGTCCTGGCTCGGGTAGGCGAGCACCCAGTCCTCCCCCTCGAACACCTTGACGCCGTCCACGAACTGGCTCGGCTTCTCCTTCGCGTGCGTGGTCAGCATCCGCATGAGCGAACCCTTGTGCTCCCACGCGCACGGAACCTTCCGGTGGATCAGCTCGGTGGGCGGGATCTCCCGGAGGATGTCGGAGAGGCCGCGTCCCTCGGCGGCCAGAAGCTCCATGATCTTGACGGCGGCGAACATCCCGTCGAAGGCGGGCTGGAATCCGGGGAAGACGAATCCCCCGGAGCCGTCGCCGGCGAACGCGACCCCGTCGCGCGCCGCGACCTCCATGAGGGACCGCGGCAGCGTCCGGGACCGGATCACCTCCATTCCGAAACGGGCGGCGATCTTCTCTATGTTCCGGGACGCGGTGACCGGGACCCCGACCTTCCCGTTGCGGGCCTGCCGGCAGGCGAGAAGGGCCACCACCTGGAGCGCCACGGCGTCGGGGAGGATGTCCCCCTTCTCGTCCACGAGGAAGATCTTCTCCCCGCCGGTGTCGAGCATGATCCCGAGGTCGGCGTCGAGCGAGCGGGAGATCGCGGCCAGGTGGTGCATCCCCTTGTCGAACTCTTCCTGGGTACGCGTGATGCGCCCCGGATCGAGGATCGCGTTGAGCGCCACCGTCTCCACCCCGAGCCCGCCCAGGATCCGCGGGAAGATGACGGACGAGGAGCCGTACGAGTAGTCGAGGACGATGTTGAACTTCCGCTCCGCCACGGCGCGGGCGTCGACCGACTTGAGGAACCCGTCGACGTACAGGTCGAAGCCGCCGACGGGAAACGTGATGCTCCCGGTCTCCTCGATCTCCGCGCGGACGAAATCCTCCCGGAAGAAGAGGTTCTCGATGCTCTTCTCGATCCCCATCGGGAGATCCAGCCCCGAGTCGTCGAAGAACTTGAGGTCGACGAAGGACGGGTTGAAGGGGCTCTTGCGCGTGTGCACCCCGCCCCGCTCGTCGCGGTGGGAGCGGGAGAGGTACCGCACCACCGGCAGCGGCGTGACCCCGTAGTCGTGCACGTCCACCCCGACGGAGAGCATCCCGGTCATGATCGCCCGGTTGATCATCCGCGACACCTTGTGGCTGTCGCGGCTGGTGGAGAGGACCACCTTCCGGCCGAAGGTCGCCGCGTACGCCGCCCCGAGCTTCGCCGCGAACTCCGGGGAGATCTCGATGTTGGCCAGCCCGACGATCCCGTAGGCGCCGAAGAGCGAGCGCGCCCACTTCTCCCCCCAGATCAGCGAGGAGGAGAGGACCGCCCCGTCCTCCACCACCTTGTGCGGCCAGACCTTGACGTTGGCCTTGACCACCGCCTCCTTGCCGATGCTGCAGTGGTCGCTCACCACCGCCCGCTCGGCGAGGAACGCGCCGTCGTTCACCCGGGCGTCGGAACCGACGATGTTCTCGAGGATCCGCGCCCCCTTCCCGATCGAGGCCCTCGGCCACAGGACGGAGGAGTGGATGACGGCGCCGTCCTCCACCACGCAACCGTCCCCGACGACCACGTTCGCGAGCTCGACGCCCGACCCGACGACGCAATCCTTCCCCAGGAGGACGTTTTCGAGCTCCGCCGTGTAATCCACCTTCGTGTTCCCGCCGATCCACACGGACCGTTCTCCCGCCTTCCTCCCGTCGAAGTCGATCCGGACCTTTCCCGCGAGGATGTCGAGGTGGACGTTCAGGTACTCGTCGAGGTTCCCGACGTCCTTCCAGTACCCCTCCGCCACGTAGCCGAGCAGCCGGTCGCCGCGCGCGAGCATCGCCGGAAAGAGGTTCTTGCTGAAGTCGAAGTTCTTCTTCGGCGGGATGAGGGAGAGCACCTCCGGCTCGATGATGTAGATCCCCGTGTTGATGGTGTCGGAAAAGACTTCGCCCCAGGTCGGCTTCTCGAGGAACCGGATGATCCGGCCGTCCTCCTCGGTCAGCACGATTCCGTACTGGAGCGGGTTCGGAACGCGGGTCAGGACGATCGTCACCGCCGCCTTCCGCTCCCGGTGGAATTCGATCGCCCTGGAGAGGTCGAAGTCGGTGATGATGTCCGCGCTGATGACGAGGAACGTCCCGGAGAGCCGCTCCTCGGCGTTCTTGACCGCCCCGGCGGTGCCGTAATCGGCCTCCGCCGTGATGTACCCCATCCGGACGCCCCACGGTTCGCCGTCCCCGAAATACGCGCTGATCTTCTCGGGGTAGAAGTAGAGGAGCACCTCGTGCTCGGTGATCCCGCCCTTCGCGAGCAGGCGGACGACGTGCTCCATCATCGGCCGGTTCGCGACGTACGCCATCGGCTTGGGCAGCTTCTCGGTGAGCGGGCGCAGCCTCGTCCCGAAGCCTCCCGCCATCACGACCGCCTTCATGGTTTCGGCCTCCGCGGCATTGGTCTGGACATCACAGGGAACGGATGAGGCGCGTCACGCCGAAATAGCCGAAGGACAGGGCGAAGAACACGAGGAACAGCGCGCAGGCGAGGACGACTCCCCGGTACACCCGGTCGGTGAACCAGCCGCGCCCGGCCGAAACGGCCGTCCCGACGAACAGGTACCACGCGGCGTCGGACAGGATGTGCCCGGTGAAGAAGGCGAGCAGGCCCGCCGTGCCTTGCCCGCGGGACAGCAGGAGGTACCCGAGGCCGATCGTCGCCCACCACAGCGACCAATACGGGTTCGACGCGGAGGTCACGATCCCGTCCAGCACCGGGCGCAAGGCACTCGCGCCTCCCCCTGTCCCCGCGTCCCCGGCGCCGATCTCTCCCTCCGCGACGCCGAGCCTCAGGGTGCGGACCTCCCGGCCCATTCCCACCGCCATGTGGAGGAGCATCGCGCTCCCGACCAGCGCGATCGCCGTCACCGCGGCGTCCCCCTTGATCCACTCCAGGAGCCCGAACAGCAGGAGGCAGACGAGCCCCGCCTCGAGGATGGCGTGGCCGAGGACGAGCAGCGGCGCCGCGACGAAACCCCTGCGGGAGGTGTGCTTCACCGTGACGGCCAGCAGCGGCCCGGGCATCATCGCCCCGGAGAGGCCGATGATGAAGGAAGACACGAATATCGCCGCGGGATTGCCGAAATTCATATTAGAATTTATAACATGGAACGCCGCAATCCGCTCCCCACCGCCGACGTGATCATCGAGGTGGGCGACCGCGTCGTCCTGGTCCGCCGGAAAAACCCCCCGGAAGGGTGGGCGATCCCCGGCGGGTTCGTCGACGTAGGCGAAACGGTCGAGGCCGCCGCCGTGCGGGAGGCATTCGAGGAAACCGGACTGTCGGTGGCCTTGACGGCGCTGCTGGGTGTCTACTCCGACCCGGCCCGCGACCCCCGCCACCACACGATCACCACGGTCTACGTGGGAACGGCGACCGGAACGCCGGACGGCGGCGACGACGCGGCCGAGGCGCGCCTCTTCGGGGAGGGCGACCTGCCCTCCCCCATCGCCTTCGACCACGCGAAGGTCCTCGCGGACTACTTCCGGTTCAAACGGACGGGAAAGAGACCGCTGTAAGCCCCCGCTATTGCCGTTAATGCATGGAGGAGCTACTTCGCAGGGGGGCTCCCCGTTCGCATCCGCCGCCAGGCTCCCCGTCTCCGAACAGCGAACGTGGCATGCGGTCCCCCGTCCTTCGGCCGGCCTTTTCGCCCGAATCACATCCTCACCGTCAACAGCGCGGGTTCTCCGCCGGTTCCGCGCTGGCTGCTACGCTCAGGGGACCCCCCTGCTACGTACGCTCCCCGCAGGGGATGCGGCGGGGGCCCGAGTATCAGCCGAGGGACTTGACCGCCTGCTCGATCCGGTCGATCCCCTTCTCGATGTTCTTCATGGACGTGGCGTAGGAGAGCCGCTGGCACGCGTCGTCGCCGAACGCGACGCCGGGGACCGCCGCCACCTTATGGTCGTCCAGCAGGTACGCCGCCAGGTCGGAGGAGCCGTTGATCGCCTTGCCCGCCGGCGTCTTCTTCCCGTAGCACCCGGAGAAGTTCGGGAAGACGTAGAACGCCCCCTGCGGGAGGAGGCACGACACGCCCGGCATCTGGTTGAGCCGGTCGGTGATGTACCGGCGCCGCTTGTCGAATTCGGCGACCCACCCCTTCAGGAAATCCTGCGGGCCGTTCAGCGCCTCGACCGACGCCTTGTCGCAGAACGACACCGGGTTGCTCGTGCTCTGGCTCTGGATGTTGTTCATCGCCGCCACGAGATCCTTGTCGGCCGCCACGTACCCGATCCTCCAACCGGTCATCGAGTGGGACTTGGAGAGGCCGTTCACCAGGATCGTCCGCTTCCGGATCTCCTCGCCCAGGGAGGCGATGGAGACGAACGCGAAGCCGTCGTACACCAGCTTCTCGTAGATCTCGTCGGACAGCACGGTGATGTCCTTCTTCACGATCACGTGCGCCAGCGCCTCGAGCTCCGCCTTCGTGTAGGCGGCGCCGGTGGGGTTCGACGGGCTGTTCAGCACGAACAGCTTCGTCTTCTTCGTGATCGCCTTCTCGAGCTGCGCGGGGGTGATCTTGAACCCCGTGGACTGCTTCGCCTCCACGATCACCGGGGTGGCGTCCGCCAG encodes the following:
- a CDS encoding pyridoxal phosphate-dependent aminotransferase, which produces MKLAKRVGKIQPSPTLAITNKAKQMKAQGIDVVGFGAGEPDFDTPDHIKAVAKKALDDGYTKYTPVPGSPELKDAIIAKLKRDNGLEYKRENIIVSLGAKHSIYNVAQAFLGEGDEVIIPAPYWVSYPDITLLADATPVIVEAKQSTGFKITPAQLEKAITKKTKLFVLNSPSNPTGAAYTKAELEALAHVIVKKDITVLSDEIYEKLVYDGFAFVSIASLGEEIRKRTILVNGLSKSHSMTGWRIGYVAADKDLVAAMNNIQSQSTSNPVSFCDKASVEALNGPQDFLKGWVAEFDKRRRYITDRLNQMPGVSCLLPQGAFYVFPNFSGCYGKKTPAGKAINGSSDLAAYLLDDHKVAAVPGVAFGDDACQRLSYATSMKNIEKGIDRIEQAVKSLG
- the coaBC gene encoding bifunctional phosphopantothenoylcysteine decarboxylase/phosphopantothenate--cysteine ligase CoaBC encodes the protein MTTLSGREIVLGVTGGIAAYKACEIVRDLRKEGANVHVVLTASGSHFITPLTLQTLSKNPVHTDMFDLISESEIGHISLAQRANLLMIAPATANIIGKIRNGIADDLLSTVTMATAAPVLLAPAMNSQMYASAAVRENVETLRDRGVTFVDPDEGELACGTVGPGRLADTGKIVEMARILLAEKILEGKKVVVSAGPTAEDIDPVRFLTNRATGKMGFAMATSARRFGADVTLVAGPVLLPNPPFLTTVRVRSAKEMMGAVVSAAENADVVVMAAAVADFRPETQAEQKIRKERFGRKVDLVPTEDILATLGGSKRSRVLVGFAAETSDLAGNAVGKLRRKNLDAIVANDVSRPDIGFASDSNEVRVYFSDGTALDLAMAAKDAIASAVWRAVCRKFLPA
- a CDS encoding NUDIX hydrolase, which gives rise to MERRNPLPTADVIIEVGDRVVLVRRKNPPEGWAIPGGFVDVGETVEAAAVREAFEETGLSVALTALLGVYSDPARDPRHHTITTVYVGTATGTPDGGDDAAEARLFGEGDLPSPIAFDHAKVLADYFRFKRTGKRPL
- a CDS encoding MBL fold metallo-hydrolase — its product is MEVGPLAENAYIVEHPATGKAVVVDPGDEGEEILRHLSERGLVLEKILLTHGHFDHVGGVRHLKEKTGATIHIHPEEVDRMRGASRQGAMFGIGVRPPPAPDVLLADGDTVPFADGKFDVLHTPGHTPGHVTYLAAGMAFVGDLIFAGSIGRTDLPGGSYDDLIRAVRAKIFTLPDDTVLFPGHGPATTVGEEKRSNPFFTGGS
- a CDS encoding NTP transferase domain-containing protein, yielding MKAVVMAGGFGTRLRPLTEKLPKPMAYVANRPMMEHVVRLLAKGGITEHEVLLYFYPEKISAYFGDGEPWGVRMGYITAEADYGTAGAVKNAEERLSGTFLVISADIITDFDLSRAIEFHRERKAAVTIVLTRVPNPLQYGIVLTEEDGRIIRFLEKPTWGEVFSDTINTGIYIIEPEVLSLIPPKKNFDFSKNLFPAMLARGDRLLGYVAEGYWKDVGNLDEYLNVHLDILAGKVRIDFDGRKAGERSVWIGGNTKVDYTAELENVLLGKDCVVGSGVELANVVVGDGCVVEDGAVIHSSVLWPRASIGKGARILENIVGSDARVNDGAFLAERAVVSDHCSIGKEAVVKANVKVWPHKVVEDGAVLSSSLIWGEKWARSLFGAYGIVGLANIEISPEFAAKLGAAYAATFGRKVVLSTSRDSHKVSRMINRAIMTGMLSVGVDVHDYGVTPLPVVRYLSRSHRDERGGVHTRKSPFNPSFVDLKFFDDSGLDLPMGIEKSIENLFFREDFVRAEIEETGSITFPVGGFDLYVDGFLKSVDARAVAERKFNIVLDYSYGSSSVIFPRILGGLGVETVALNAILDPGRITRTQEEFDKGMHHLAAISRSLDADLGIMLDTGGEKIFLVDEKGDILPDAVALQVVALLACRQARNGKVGVPVTASRNIEKIAARFGMEVIRSRTLPRSLMEVAARDGVAFAGDGSGGFVFPGFQPAFDGMFAAVKIMELLAAEGRGLSDILREIPPTELIHRKVPCAWEHKGSLMRMLTTHAKEKPSQFVDGVKVFEGEDWVLAYPSQDEAYFHLVVEADDRRVAEQLSARYADLFVAWGKRL
- a CDS encoding LysE family transporter, producing MNFGNPAAIFVSSFIIGLSGAMMPGPLLAVTVKHTSRRGFVAAPLLVLGHAILEAGLVCLLLFGLLEWIKGDAAVTAIALVGSAMLLHMAVGMGREVRTLRLGVAEGEIGAGDAGTGGGASALRPVLDGIVTSASNPYWSLWWATIGLGYLLLSRGQGTAGLLAFFTGHILSDAAWYLFVGTAVSAGRGWFTDRVYRGVVLACALFLVFFALSFGYFGVTRLIRSL